The proteins below come from a single Halothiobacillus neapolitanus c2 genomic window:
- a CDS encoding FliH/SctL family protein, producing MKSSSDPVQSATVDEVPLVRPLTAGADASAISAWALPDFDVPEAPSEVLSEPLDPHAEELARARQVAEQAGFAAGHAQGEKAGFAAGHAEGLAAALAEQTHIQQRFQGWLQSLTQPLADLDAEVSLQMARLAAQMARAIIYRELTIEPEHLDVVARTAIEALPVAVRAVTLVCHPDDADALQAAVDQDTIQSQHAQTVTVRRDATVTPGGLMVESNTVGVESLVDASLEARWAALCLRVLDEQVAGPADPIETEMNEAAE from the coding sequence GTGAAGAGTTCGTCTGATCCCGTGCAGTCTGCCACAGTTGATGAAGTGCCCTTGGTGCGCCCGTTGACCGCTGGGGCAGACGCATCGGCTATTTCGGCCTGGGCCTTGCCGGATTTCGATGTACCAGAGGCGCCATCGGAAGTCCTGAGCGAGCCGCTCGATCCTCATGCAGAGGAACTGGCTCGAGCGCGCCAAGTGGCCGAACAGGCCGGTTTCGCAGCGGGGCATGCTCAAGGTGAAAAGGCTGGCTTTGCAGCGGGTCATGCCGAAGGTCTGGCCGCTGCTTTAGCCGAGCAAACGCACATTCAACAGCGATTCCAAGGGTGGTTGCAGTCGCTGACACAACCCCTGGCCGATCTGGATGCAGAAGTCAGTCTGCAAATGGCCCGTCTGGCCGCCCAGATGGCCCGCGCCATTATTTATCGCGAATTGACCATCGAGCCCGAGCATCTGGACGTGGTCGCTCGCACAGCGATCGAAGCGTTGCCGGTGGCCGTGCGCGCCGTCACGCTGGTCTGCCATCCCGACGATGCCGACGCCTTGCAGGCCGCCGTCGATCAGGACACGATTCAAAGTCAACATGCCCAAACCGTTACCGTGCGCCGCGATGCGACGGTGACGCCGGGCGGTTTGATGGTCGAATCGAACACCGTGGGCGTGGAGTCGCTCGTGGACGCCAGTCTGGAAGCCCGCTGGGCCGCACTTTGCCTGCGCGTACTCGATGAGCAAGTGGCAGGCCCAGCCGATCCTATCGAGACTGAAATGAACGAGGCTGCCGAATGA
- the fliF gene encoding flagellar basal-body MS-ring/collar protein FliF codes for MAQNSMAPLSAAHQPATGTPAWIRQIDGFTQSSSFRQLLILVALAATLSFMVGFFLWGQKPSLVPLYTNLGPKESAAVVEALRAAKKNYQLSADGAILVDPAQLPAVRMLLAGEGLPSGNGVGLEMLDKDQSLGTSQFVEQARYQHAIEIELARSIETIQGVSAARVHLATPKQSVFVREQQKPTASVVVELSPGQSLTADQVRAIVHLVASSVAGMKPENVSVIDQRGELLSQNSDDASGMGLTDKQFAYRQRVERAYARQIEALLTPIVGANQVRAQVSADIDFSRQEGTSETYGPKTGVVLSEQTNDTTRALGDQGINGGVPGALSNQPPGGGTVTPQTSGGLQPPANLDVQQYQQIIQTPISTQKNETRNYNVDKDIRHTQYASGAVDKLNVAVLLDEKTVTDKDGKTKTEPMSDAELARIKDLVSQAVGLDEQRGDKLTLASIPFVEQKIEKVSVPLWQQEWFMPLLKNLGLGVAMLLIFLMVVRPLLKMLADKSRPEALPHQPGAALPNGTEDNGMNEEGVSFTRQASEGGQIPGPDDEDNLEGVPQLVGAASYADKLRQLKQSINHDPKAVAAVIKQWTHSEN; via the coding sequence ATGGCACAGAATTCGATGGCTCCCCTGTCTGCCGCTCACCAGCCGGCAACAGGAACACCGGCATGGATACGGCAAATCGATGGATTTACGCAATCGTCGAGTTTCCGACAGTTGCTTATTCTGGTGGCGTTGGCGGCGACGCTTTCATTCATGGTCGGGTTCTTCCTGTGGGGGCAGAAGCCATCGCTGGTACCGCTGTATACCAACCTCGGACCGAAAGAATCGGCCGCCGTCGTCGAAGCGTTGCGTGCGGCCAAAAAGAATTATCAACTCAGTGCGGATGGCGCCATTCTGGTTGATCCGGCTCAATTGCCAGCGGTGAGAATGCTGTTGGCCGGAGAGGGTTTGCCTTCCGGTAACGGGGTCGGGCTTGAGATGCTTGATAAAGATCAATCCTTGGGCACCAGCCAGTTTGTTGAGCAGGCACGTTACCAGCACGCCATTGAAATCGAACTGGCTCGATCAATCGAGACCATTCAGGGTGTTTCGGCAGCTCGTGTGCATCTGGCAACGCCCAAGCAATCCGTTTTTGTTCGAGAACAGCAAAAGCCCACGGCTTCGGTCGTGGTGGAGTTGTCGCCCGGGCAATCGCTGACTGCCGATCAGGTGCGCGCGATCGTGCATCTGGTCGCATCGAGCGTGGCCGGGATGAAACCGGAGAACGTGAGCGTCATTGATCAGCGCGGCGAACTGTTAAGTCAAAATTCTGACGATGCCAGCGGCATGGGATTGACCGATAAACAATTCGCCTATCGTCAGCGCGTCGAGCGAGCCTACGCACGCCAGATCGAAGCCTTGCTGACACCGATTGTGGGGGCAAATCAGGTGCGCGCCCAGGTTTCTGCCGATATCGATTTCTCACGTCAGGAAGGCACAAGCGAAACCTATGGCCCGAAAACAGGGGTCGTACTTTCCGAGCAGACCAACGACACCACGCGCGCGCTGGGTGATCAGGGTATCAATGGTGGTGTGCCGGGTGCCCTGTCCAATCAGCCACCGGGCGGCGGTACGGTAACCCCGCAAACGTCGGGCGGCTTGCAGCCACCGGCCAATCTTGATGTTCAGCAATACCAGCAGATCATTCAGACACCGATCAGCACCCAAAAGAACGAAACACGCAACTACAATGTGGATAAGGATATTCGCCATACCCAATACGCCAGCGGTGCGGTGGATAAACTCAACGTGGCGGTGTTGCTGGATGAAAAAACCGTAACGGACAAAGACGGGAAGACGAAAACCGAGCCGATGAGTGATGCCGAATTGGCTCGAATCAAGGATCTGGTGTCACAAGCCGTGGGCCTGGATGAACAGCGTGGCGATAAATTGACGCTCGCAAGCATCCCGTTCGTTGAGCAGAAGATTGAAAAAGTCTCCGTTCCGCTGTGGCAGCAGGAATGGTTCATGCCCTTGCTGAAAAACCTGGGGCTGGGCGTGGCGATGCTGCTGATCTTCCTTATGGTGGTTCGCCCCCTGCTGAAAATGCTGGCGGACAAGTCCCGCCCAGAGGCATTGCCTCACCAGCCAGGTGCAGCGCTGCCTAATGGCACGGAAGACAATGGCATGAATGAGGAGGGGGTTTCCTTCACCCGACAGGCGAGTGAGGGCGGACAAATCCCCGGGCCGGATGACGAGGACAACCTCGAAGGGGTGCCACAACTCGTCGGTGCCGCCAGCTATGCTGATAAGCTGCGACAATTGAAACAAAGTATCAATCATGATCCCAAGGCAGTCGCTGCGGTGATCAAACAATGGACGCATTCGGAGAACTAA
- a CDS encoding flagellar export protein FliJ: MNQQRIERVKGVEKITERGANIAKESQIQCQRRLDEQRARLQQLTEYLQEYAAGIGFASGGQAKAFALQNYRAFMGRIEETIAHQKEVVAQVEAELLACKQAAAEANSQHRSVEKLRGRFENERNRMQNKQEQAVNDAHAAQHRHNPLDV; encoded by the coding sequence GTGAACCAGCAGCGAATCGAACGGGTCAAAGGGGTTGAAAAAATTACCGAGCGCGGGGCGAATATTGCCAAGGAATCGCAGATCCAATGTCAGCGGCGATTGGATGAACAGCGGGCGCGTTTGCAGCAATTAACAGAATACTTGCAGGAATACGCGGCCGGTATCGGATTCGCTTCCGGTGGTCAGGCAAAAGCGTTTGCCTTGCAAAATTATCGCGCGTTTATGGGACGGATCGAGGAAACGATTGCTCATCAAAAAGAGGTTGTTGCCCAGGTGGAAGCCGAGTTGCTTGCCTGTAAGCAGGCTGCAGCCGAGGCCAATAGTCAGCATCGTTCTGTTGAAAAACTTCGTGGCCGGTTTGAAAACGAACGCAACCGGATGCAGAACAAGCAAGAACAGGCCGTGAATGATGCGCACGCCGCGCAGCATCGGCATAACCCATTGGATGTTTGA
- a CDS encoding sigma-54 interaction domain-containing protein — protein MSDQLPRIWIDAPAEIGADLTQWLTLLGVQAESVSHSIHAVTDDVIGGICFADACETHLDRPQTLPWIALDADPARWLGAVQTPFATLTWPCTLSGLQGIVQRLISRWRGEQLVAAGRGLVGQTPVMRQLRAEIEQVAPSDATVLILGESGTGKEVVARMIHRLSNRADKPFVPVNCGAIPAELLESELFGHEKGAFTGAISARAGRFELAEGGTLFLDEIGDMPLPMQVKILRVLQERTFERVGGRHTFTADVRIVAATHRDLEVHIQEGSFRQDLYYRLNVFPLETQPLRVLCEDIPEIVRALTQRFALAGRPVAQLTDGALTALSALPWPGNVRELGNVIERLGILYPDQVVDIAQLPEKIRMQLPADWQMPEMPAPTVTKPPEPLSHHGATPEDVDPRDMFAAGRASVDQSADIRLPVDEQELAQCQCVLPEMDFDLKNQLEAIERAWIEQALINNDGVVAQAARQLGIRRTTLVEKLRKYQMSA, from the coding sequence ATGTCTGATCAGTTACCACGGATATGGATTGATGCGCCGGCCGAGATTGGCGCCGATTTAACCCAATGGCTTACCTTGCTGGGGGTGCAGGCTGAATCAGTTTCTCATTCGATTCATGCCGTTACGGACGATGTAATCGGCGGTATTTGTTTTGCCGATGCCTGCGAGACCCATCTCGACCGACCTCAAACACTGCCCTGGATTGCCTTGGACGCTGATCCGGCGCGATGGCTCGGCGCGGTTCAAACACCTTTTGCGACACTGACCTGGCCTTGTACGCTGTCGGGATTGCAGGGCATTGTTCAACGTTTGATCAGTCGTTGGCGTGGTGAACAACTGGTCGCAGCCGGACGTGGCCTGGTGGGGCAAACGCCGGTCATGCGCCAGCTGCGGGCCGAAATCGAACAGGTGGCGCCCAGCGATGCCACCGTGTTGATTCTGGGTGAATCCGGAACGGGTAAAGAAGTCGTGGCGCGAATGATTCACCGTTTGTCGAATCGGGCGGACAAACCCTTCGTGCCCGTTAATTGCGGCGCTATTCCGGCGGAATTGCTCGAATCCGAGTTGTTCGGTCACGAAAAGGGCGCCTTTACCGGCGCGATCAGCGCGCGCGCGGGGCGCTTCGAACTGGCCGAGGGCGGCACGCTTTTTTTAGATGAAATTGGCGATATGCCGCTGCCCATGCAGGTCAAGATTCTGCGCGTATTGCAGGAGCGCACGTTCGAGCGCGTGGGGGGGCGACACACCTTTACAGCCGACGTGCGCATCGTGGCGGCCACGCACCGGGATCTGGAAGTGCACATTCAGGAAGGCAGTTTTCGGCAGGATTTGTATTACCGCTTGAATGTTTTCCCGCTTGAAACCCAGCCTTTGCGGGTGCTGTGCGAGGATATACCGGAAATTGTCCGGGCATTGACGCAACGATTCGCGTTGGCGGGTCGCCCCGTGGCACAGTTGACCGATGGCGCATTGACGGCGCTCTCGGCGCTTCCTTGGCCGGGCAATGTGCGCGAGCTGGGCAATGTGATCGAGCGCCTGGGGATTCTGTACCCCGATCAGGTCGTAGATATCGCACAGTTGCCAGAAAAGATCCGCATGCAGTTGCCCGCCGACTGGCAAATGCCTGAAATGCCTGCCCCGACCGTTACGAAGCCGCCTGAACCGTTGTCGCATCATGGTGCGACACCCGAAGATGTTGATCCCCGTGACATGTTTGCCGCTGGGCGGGCGAGCGTGGATCAGTCTGCGGACATTCGTTTGCCGGTCGATGAACAGGAACTGGCGCAATGCCAATGTGTTTTGCCGGAAATGGACTTCGATCTCAAAAATCAGCTTGAAGCCATCGAGCGCGCCTGGATCGAACAGGCGCTGATCAATAATGACGGTGTGGTAGCGCAGGCCGCGCGCCAACTGGGTATCCGCCGAACTACTCTGGTCGAAAAACTGCGCAAGTATCAGATGTCCGCTTAA
- the fliI gene encoding flagellar protein export ATPase FliI produces the protein MTAGRNPAVFDPPSMRVGGVGLDWARHLMGLQARVQRPPLQAEGRIVRVVGLALEASGLTAAIGDQCRIFLDDDPAGRFVDAEVVGFAERNTYLMPLEALRGIAPGCRVQNQGASIRMPLGPELLGRVLDARGQPLDDGPAIFGDIPVDLQGRSNNPLKRRPIREPLDVGVRAINALLTVGRGQRMGIFAGSGVGKSVLLGMMTRYTTAEIIVVGLIGERGREVREFVAEILDDEARSRAIVIAAPADASPLMRLHGASLATAIAEYFREQGHDVLLLMDSLTRYAQAQREIGLAIGEPPATKGYPPSVFARLPALVERAGNGESARGSMTAFYTVLVEGDDQNDPIADAARAILDGHIVLSRAIAERGRYPAIDIEASISRLMPALVSPEHLDLMQRFKQLMSTYNQSRDLLAVGAYRRGHDVRLDRAIDAQPDLEAFISQSIHESADLDSSFAALESLMHSAA, from the coding sequence ATGACGGCGGGCCGCAATCCCGCTGTGTTCGATCCACCTTCTATGCGCGTCGGCGGAGTTGGGTTGGACTGGGCCCGTCACCTCATGGGCTTGCAGGCACGCGTTCAACGCCCGCCGCTGCAAGCCGAAGGGCGAATCGTGCGGGTTGTGGGCTTGGCGCTCGAAGCCAGCGGGCTTACAGCGGCCATTGGCGACCAATGCCGTATTTTTCTGGATGATGATCCGGCCGGTCGTTTTGTGGATGCCGAAGTGGTCGGTTTTGCCGAGCGCAACACCTACCTCATGCCACTGGAAGCGCTGAGGGGTATCGCGCCGGGTTGTCGGGTGCAGAATCAGGGTGCATCCATTCGGATGCCGCTGGGGCCGGAGTTGCTGGGGCGTGTTCTGGATGCGCGTGGACAACCTCTGGACGATGGCCCGGCCATTTTTGGCGACATCCCTGTTGATTTGCAGGGTCGAAGCAACAATCCGCTCAAACGTCGCCCGATCCGTGAACCACTGGATGTGGGTGTGCGGGCGATCAATGCCCTGCTCACCGTGGGGCGTGGGCAGCGAATGGGTATTTTTGCCGGTAGTGGCGTGGGTAAAAGCGTCCTGCTTGGCATGATGACACGCTACACCACGGCGGAGATTATCGTGGTCGGCCTGATCGGCGAGCGGGGGCGCGAGGTGCGTGAATTTGTCGCCGAGATTCTCGATGACGAAGCGCGATCAAGGGCGATTGTGATCGCCGCCCCGGCCGATGCTTCGCCGCTCATGCGTTTGCACGGTGCGAGTCTGGCGACGGCCATCGCCGAATACTTTCGCGAGCAGGGCCATGATGTGTTGCTGTTGATGGATTCTTTGACGCGTTACGCGCAGGCTCAGCGGGAAATCGGTTTGGCGATTGGCGAGCCACCGGCCACCAAGGGGTATCCGCCGTCGGTATTCGCCCGTTTGCCTGCCCTGGTTGAACGTGCGGGTAATGGGGAATCGGCCCGCGGTAGCATGACGGCGTTTTATACCGTGCTGGTGGAAGGGGATGATCAAAACGACCCCATCGCCGATGCCGCGCGCGCCATCCTTGATGGGCACATCGTGCTCTCTCGTGCCATTGCCGAACGGGGCCGTTATCCGGCCATTGATATCGAAGCCTCCATCTCCCGACTGATGCCCGCGCTGGTATCACCCGAGCATCTGGATTTGATGCAGCGCTTCAAGCAATTGATGAGCACGTACAACCAAAGCCGGGACTTATTAGCCGTTGGCGCGTATCGTCGGGGGCATGATGTACGGCTTGATCGGGCCATTGATGCGCAGCCTGATCTGGAGGCGTTCATTAGTCAGTCCATCCATGAATCGGCAGACCTTGATTCGAGCTTTGCGGCGCTTGAATCATTGATGCATAGCGCCGCCTGA
- the fliG gene encoding flagellar motor switch protein FliG: MAEALTNADQNPSDLIAGLKGPERAAILMMALGEESAAQLFTKLDPREVQKIGQAMAVLPNVTRSQIQAVLDQFVLDLGDQTGLALGTTDYIRNVLNRALGEDKAAGLLERISSGGNRRNLEFLKWLDPRSIAEIIRYEHPQIIAIVLSHLESDQGAEILQMLPENMRADIVLRIAHLDGVSPQALMELDDIMERQVSGAGGGKSSKVGGVKIAAGIMNFLEGNVEEVVMNAVKSTDAELGTQIEDLMFVFANLIDVDDRGIQTILREVPSDRLLMAMKGADNDLKEKFFKNMSKRASEMMRDDLESLGPTRLSDVEAAQKEILQAARKLADEGKISLGGGGEEFV; encoded by the coding sequence ATGGCCGAAGCCCTTACTAATGCCGACCAAAACCCCAGCGATCTGATCGCTGGATTGAAGGGCCCAGAACGTGCAGCCATCCTGATGATGGCATTGGGTGAGGAATCTGCAGCTCAGTTATTTACCAAACTCGATCCGCGTGAGGTGCAGAAAATTGGCCAGGCCATGGCCGTTCTGCCTAATGTCACCCGCTCGCAGATTCAGGCGGTGCTCGATCAGTTCGTGTTGGATTTGGGTGACCAGACCGGTCTGGCGCTTGGTACCACAGATTACATTCGCAATGTGCTGAACCGGGCCTTGGGCGAGGACAAGGCTGCCGGTTTGCTGGAGCGCATCAGCTCGGGCGGCAACCGCAGGAACCTTGAATTTCTCAAATGGCTCGATCCGCGCTCGATTGCCGAAATCATCCGATACGAACACCCGCAGATTATCGCGATTGTGCTCTCGCATCTTGAAAGCGATCAGGGTGCGGAAATCCTACAGATGCTGCCAGAGAACATGCGGGCCGATATCGTCTTGCGGATCGCCCATCTCGATGGCGTATCGCCTCAGGCGTTGATGGAGTTGGACGATATCATGGAGCGTCAGGTTTCTGGCGCAGGTGGCGGCAAGTCTTCCAAAGTCGGTGGCGTCAAGATTGCGGCAGGCATCATGAACTTCCTTGAAGGTAACGTTGAGGAAGTGGTGATGAATGCGGTCAAGTCCACCGACGCCGAATTGGGCACTCAGATCGAGGATCTGATGTTCGTATTTGCGAACCTGATCGATGTGGATGATCGCGGCATCCAGACCATCCTGCGCGAAGTACCTTCCGATCGCTTGCTCATGGCGATGAAGGGCGCGGATAACGATCTCAAGGAGAAATTCTTCAAGAATATGTCGAAGCGGGCATCCGAGATGATGCGCGACGATCTGGAGTCGCTGGGCCCAACACGCTTGTCCGATGTTGAAGCGGCACAGAAAGAAATTCTGCAGGCGGCGCGTAAACTGGCGGATGAAGGCAAGATCAGCTTAGGAGGCGGCGGTGAAGAGTTCGTCTGA
- the fliE gene encoding flagellar hook-basal body complex protein FliE, with product MSSGMSVDQILSQMRVMRQEATQRLAQPASVPPTVSPAGGDSFSSLLTKAIGQVNDLQQNSSQLKTRFELGDPNVDLTQVMLASQKASLGFNATLQVRNRLVQAYQDIMNMPV from the coding sequence ATGAGTAGCGGAATGTCGGTCGATCAAATTTTGTCTCAAATGCGCGTCATGCGTCAGGAAGCCACCCAGCGGTTGGCCCAGCCTGCCAGCGTGCCACCCACGGTTTCGCCTGCCGGAGGAGATTCGTTTTCATCGCTCTTGACGAAGGCAATCGGACAGGTCAATGATCTACAACAGAATTCTTCCCAGTTGAAGACCCGTTTTGAGCTGGGCGACCCGAATGTGGATCTCACGCAGGTCATGCTGGCTTCTCAGAAGGCTTCGCTGGGCTTTAATGCCACCTTGCAGGTGCGCAACCGCTTGGTACAGGCGTACCAAGACATCATGAACATGCCGGTTTAA